Proteins encoded by one window of Vitis vinifera cultivar Pinot Noir 40024 chromosome 10, ASM3070453v1:
- the LOC100241484 gene encoding uncharacterized protein LOC100241484, which translates to MSKKKAFGGSTMTLKDFHGGSIPSDIPLPSAPGAVVRPSDRSGFDRHTSWGNPTGRPDYRSRPNSSPATRNFDDKTPFLAHTVHIGRNFDEDERKPLDGVSAPRRTVSDENINVPLTRVEPKTDYTSSGRLAGRQVSTPVSQLPSASASSYSARLAEATQGGSAHVGVIPGNSMGHGGQAVSGSYPNAWAARKEAVGIAEPGQSAWSGSVAESKFAQASALEKVSSGRWQSKHSVHHQPDVEVIRHSETESSLHTKGGIDNYALNGMDVVNGREHYDASLARHAERGLTIKDGFWAGGRDVTVYGSPRSNIHREAKERNPQSYNDGVQVSPTNGKSGRSEFQPPVPSDAAERPKLKLLPASKRLDGLEQPVNDYKLGHNWSSDPIHAETVTELYGNTNPARTGLAGTETESRAAERPKLNLKPRTQSLERLEGNVERERNTLFGGARPRELVLKERGIDEVAINNHDVGQSSIRVKHDGPKSDMIPGNAVPTRLSEKTMNLPLDDRIGKTAERKDHRVEADRADVQRRNWRNDNRKNIRETEKPKPQQHQQQERLPSPETWRKPAEQPRPASPDANGLRYGKVASAVELAQAFSSSVSDQKTTDRLSTQRALPGRGQMPFSRLMGSGPRPQINGY; encoded by the exons ATGTCGAAGAAGAAGGCATTCGGCGGCTCAACTATGACCCTTAAGGACTTTCATGGCGGCTCTATCCCTTCCGATATTCCTCTCCCCTCTGCTCCTGGCGC AGTGGTGAGGCCTTCGGATCGTTCTGGGTTTGACCGCCATACATCTTGGGGAAACCCTACGGGAAGGCCCGATTATCGTTCCCGACCCAACTCTTCCCCAGCGACCAGAAATTTTGATGACAAAACTCCGTTCCTTGCTCATACAGTACACATTGGTAGGAATTTTGACGAGGATGAGCGGAAGCCCTTAGATGGTGTATCAGCCCCACGGCGAACTGTTAGTGATGAAAATATTAATGTTCCGCTGACTCGTGTGGAACCAAAGACAGATTATACATCCTCAGGGAGGTTGGCAGGGCGACAGGTTTCAACTCCGGTCTCACAGTTGCCAAGTGCTTCTGCAAGTTCTTACTCAGCAAGATTGGCTGAGGCAACTCAAGGGGGGTCAGCTCACGTGGGGGTGATTCCTGGGAATTCGATGGGTCATGGCGGGCAGGCTGTTTCTGGCTCTTATCCAAATGCATGGGCTGCTAGGAAAGAGGCTGTTGGCATTGCTGAGCCTGGGCAGTCTGCCTGGTCTGGGTCTGTTGCTGAATCAAAGTTTGCTCAAGCAAGTGCCCTTGAAAAGGTATCTTCAGGTAGATGGCAGTCAAAGCACTCAGTCCATCATCAGCCAGATGTTGAGGTTATTAGACATTCTGAAACTGAGAGTAGCTTGCACACCAAGGGTGGTATTGATAATTATGCCTTAAATGGGATGGATGTGGTGAACGGGAGGGAACATTATGATGCATCATTAGCAAGGCATGCTGAAAGGGGTTTGACTATCAAAGATGGGTTTTGGGCTGGTGGCAGGGATGTAACAGTCTATGGGAGTCCTAGGTCTAATATACATCGAGAAGCAAAAGAGAGGAACCCTCAATCTTACAATGATGGGGTTCAGGTGTCTCCTACCAATGGAAAATCTGGTAGGTCTGAATTCCAGCCACCAGTGCCTTCAGATGCAGCAGAGAGACCCAAGCTGAAGTTACTTCCTGCATCAAAGCGGTTGGACGGTTTGGAGCAACCCGTTAATGATTATAAGCTG GGGCACAATTGGTCAAGTGACCCTATTCATGCTGAAACTGTTACTGAATTATATGGAAATACGAATCCTGCAAGAACAGGGTTAGCTGGAACTGAGACAGAGAGTCGTGCAGCAGAGCGtccaaaattgaatttaaagcCCCGGACACAGTCTCTTGAAAGATTGGAAGGAAATGTTGAAAGAGAAAG GAACACATTGTTTGGTGGCGCTCGCCCACGAGAACTG GTTCTGAAAGAGCGGGGAATTGATGAGGTTGCTATCAACAACCATGATGTAGGTCAATCTTCCATTAG GGTCAAACATGATGGTCCCAAGAGTGACATGATTCCTGGGAATGCGGTTCCCACTCGTTTGAGTGAAAAGACCATGAATCTTCCTCTTGATGATAGGATTGGAAAGACTGCTGAGAGGAAGGATCACAGGGTAGAAGCTGACAGAGCTGATGTGCAGAGGAGGAACTGGCGTAATGATAACAGGAAGAACATAAGGGAGACAGAAAAGCCGAAACCACAGCAGCATCAGCAGCAGGAGAGACTGCCTTCACCAGAGACCTGGCGCAAGCCGGCTGAGCAGCCAAGGCCAGCTTCTCCAGATGCTAATGGCCTGAGATACGGTAAAGTAGCTTCAGCTGTTGAGCTTGCCCAAGCATTCTCAAGTTCAGTCTCAGATCAGAAGACAACTGACCGATTGTCTACCCAAAGGGCCCTCCCTGGCCGGGGCCAGATGCCTTTCTCAAGGTTGATGGGTTCAGGCCCAAGGCCTCAGATTAATGGTTACTAA
- the LOC100240859 gene encoding (E,E)-alpha-farnesene synthase-like (The RefSeq protein has 3 substitutions, 2 non-frameshifting indels and aligns at 99% coverage compared to this genomic sequence), with protein MGEPYTRQVQQXKGEVRRVFVEVVEPLAKLEFIDSIKKLGLGNFFEEEIREALDTIMSDKNNSPGIKANLYAAALCFRLLRQHGYGVSQDMFSGFMEEVGMFSKSTCTNVKGMIELFEASHLALEGENILDEAKAFSSGYLKEIISNLDNNLAKQVVHSLERPLHWRVQCFDIRWYIDFYEEEGVMNLDLLKLAKLNFNMVQAVHQKDLKHISRWWRNLGLIENLSFTRDRLVESFLCGVGFSSEPQHGSFPFRLCITKVIIFIQVLDDVYDIYGSLDELEQFTNAVDRWDSKEIQQLPESMKLCFQVLQDTTNAVANEIQKEKGWDNVLPMLQQAWANFCKSLFVEAKWYNKGYTPTLQEYLSNAWISSSVSLLSVHAIFFCVPHEAKEEMVDFLEKNQELVYSSSLILRLCNDLGTLEAELERGDAASSVLCYMKEVNVSEEISRTHIRGMIVKTWKNMNGHCIASSPLLQPIVNIITNIARVAQWIYQYGDGLGIPDRETKAQILSLLIEPLGIN; from the exons gGGAGAGCCATACACAAGACAGGTCCAGCAGCTGAAAGGAGAGGTTAGGCGTGTGTTTGTTGAAGTGGTGGAACCATTGGCCAAGTTAGAGTTCATTGACAGCATTAAAAAGCTAGGTCTGGGCAACTTCTTTGAGGAGGAGATCAGAGAAGCCCTTGACACCATAATGTCTGATAAGAACAACAGTCCCGGTATCAAAGCAAATCTCTATGCTGCTGCACTATGCTTTAGGCTTCTCAGGCAACATGGTTATGGAGTTTCACAAG ATATGTTTAGCGGCTTCATGGAGGAGGTTGGTATGTTCTCTAAAAGCACATGCACAAATGTCAAAGGAATGATTGAGCTTTTTGAGGCCTCGCATCTCGCCTTGGAAGGTGAAAACATCTTGGACGAGGCTAAAGCTTTCTCTTCGGGATATCTCAAAGAAATCATTTCTAACCTAGATAATAACCTGGCTAAACAAGTGGTTCATTCTTTGGAGCGTCCATTGCACTGGAGAGTGCAGTGGTTTGATATCAGGTGGTACATTGATTTCTATGAGGAGGAAGGAGTGAACCTGGATTTACTCAAGCTTGCTAAACTTAACTTCAACATGGTTCAAGCCGTACATCAAAAGGATCTCAAACACATCTCCAG GTGGTGGAGGAATCTGGGCCTCATTGAAAATTTGAGCTTCACAAGAGATAGATTGGTGGAAAGTTTCCTGTGTGGTGTGGGATTCTCATCTGAACCTCAGCATGGATCTTTTCGCCTATGCATTACAAAagtcattatttttattcaagtCCTTGATGACGTTTATGATATTTATGGTTCGTTGGATGAGCTAGAGCAATTCACCAATGCTGTTGATCG GTGGGATTCCAAGGAAATCCAACAACTTCCTGAGAGTATGAAGCTTTGTTTCCAAGTACTCCAGGACACAACTAATGCAGTGGCTAATGAAATTCAGAAGGAAAAGGGTTGGGACAATGTATTACCCATGCTACAACAAGCG TGGGCAAATTTTTGCAAGTCTTTATTTGTGGAAGCCAAGTGGTACAACAAGGGTTATACACCAACCCTGCAGGAATATCTAAGTAATGCCTGGATTTCATCCTCAGTTTCATTGCTGTCTGTTCATGCAATATTTTTCTGTGTACCACATGAGGCTAAAGAGGAGATGGTAGATTTTCTGGAGAAAAATCAGGAACTTGTGTACTCTTCATCTCTGATTCTTCGTCTCTGTAATGATCTTGGGACTTTGGAG GCAGAACTAGAGAGAGGTGATGCCGCTTCATCAGTTCTATGCTATATGAAAGAAGTGAATGTCTCAGAGGAGATATCTCGGACGCACATTAGAGGCATGTTAGTTAAAACTTGGAAGAATATGAATGGACATTGCATTGCCTCATCTCCATTACTACAACCAATTGTCAACATCATCACAAATATAGCAAGGGTAGCACAGTGGATTTACCAATATGGAGATGGGCTTGGAATTCCTGACCGTGAAACAAAGGCTCAGATTCTGTCTTTACTGATTGAACCCCTTGGAATCAACTAA